In a genomic window of Anaerolineae bacterium:
- a CDS encoding DUF4349 domain-containing protein codes for MRRALPLILSVAILLAGCKIGAAPLPPKVTPFEKGEFVAPIPSLLPVTVDTEMAGKGLPAIAERMIIRRADLSLVVQDTKEAISRIEAIAVEKGGYLHQSSVWKENENLKAQLTIMVPATKFEETLDALRKLAVDILSESVSGQDVTEEYTDLEARLKNLEATEKELRELLATVRERTGKAEDIMAVYRELTHIREEIERVKGRMKYLEQMTSFSTITIYLTPSVLAQPVAPATWKPARTFWYATRALVRALQFTVDAAIWVTVVVIPLSLPFALAAFLFWRNLRKPRPKQGVSP; via the coding sequence ATGCGAAGGGCTTTACCTTTAATCCTATCGGTGGCAATTTTGTTAGCAGGTTGTAAAATTGGAGCAGCCCCTTTACCCCCTAAGGTTACTCCTTTTGAAAAAGGCGAGTTTGTTGCTCCCATTCCCTCTCTGCTGCCAGTTACTGTAGATACCGAAATGGCCGGCAAAGGTCTTCCCGCCATAGCCGAAAGGATGATTATCCGGCGGGCAGATCTTTCCTTGGTGGTTCAGGATACAAAGGAAGCTATTTCCAGAATTGAAGCCATAGCCGTAGAGAAAGGCGGCTATCTCCATCAATCCAGTGTCTGGAAAGAAAACGAAAACCTCAAAGCCCAGCTAACTATAATGGTTCCGGCGACAAAGTTTGAAGAAACCCTGGACGCTCTCAGAAAACTGGCCGTTGACATCCTCAGCGAATCGGTATCAGGCCAGGACGTAACCGAGGAATACACGGATCTGGAAGCGCGCCTTAAAAACCTGGAAGCTACAGAGAAAGAGCTCAGGGAATTACTGGCCACCGTAAGGGAACGCACCGGAAAGGCCGAGGACATTATGGCTGTATACCGGGAACTCACCCACATAAGGGAAGAAATTGAAAGGGTGAAAGGCCGGATGAAATATCTGGAGCAAATGACGAGCTTTTCCACCATCACGATATATTTGACCCCCAGTGTCCTGGCGCAACCCGTAGCCCCAGCTACCTGGAAGCCAGCCAGGACCTTCTGGTATGCGACGAGAGCTTTAGTCAGGGCCCTCCAGTTCACAGTAGATGCGGCCATCTGGGTCACTGTGGTGGTCATCCCACTGAGCTTGCCTTTTGCCCTTGCAGCTTTCCTGTTCTGGAGGAATCTGAGGAAACCAAGGCCGAAGCAGGGGGTTAGCCCATGA
- a CDS encoding gamma-glutamyl-gamma-aminobutyrate hydrolase family protein, which yields MKKPFIALPAAFFEAELLPQYRVSLWGQLPSYLEAVERAGGIPLIVPPMEEEKLVQIIEFADGLLLSGGGDIHPALYGEEPTEWLRDVNPERDKMEIFLVRKFLQIGKPVLGICRGVQVLNVAAGGSLFQDIFHQRAGSIPHSFMPPAYAPDHIAHTVNLKPGSLLASILGCSSLGVNSRHHQAVKEVAPGFQAVAWAEDGIIEAIEKEEAGLFALGIQWHPENFSSPPMARIFEAFIKSCGG from the coding sequence ATGAAAAAGCCTTTCATTGCTTTGCCGGCTGCCTTTTTTGAAGCTGAGCTCCTCCCGCAATACAGGGTTAGCCTCTGGGGGCAGTTGCCATCTTACCTTGAAGCAGTGGAAAGAGCCGGAGGGATCCCCTTGATTGTACCACCTATGGAAGAGGAAAAACTTGTGCAAATAATTGAATTCGCCGACGGCCTCCTCCTCAGCGGAGGGGGAGATATCCATCCCGCCTTATACGGTGAAGAGCCAACGGAGTGGTTAAGAGATGTGAATCCAGAAAGGGATAAGATGGAGATATTCCTGGTCCGGAAGTTTTTACAAATCGGTAAACCTGTTTTAGGGATATGCCGTGGGGTGCAGGTCCTAAACGTAGCTGCCGGCGGCTCCTTGTTTCAGGACATATTTCACCAGAGGGCAGGTTCCATACCTCACAGCTTCATGCCTCCCGCCTATGCTCCGGACCACATAGCTCATACGGTCAATTTAAAACCTGGTTCTCTGCTGGCTTCAATTTTAGGTTGCTCATCCCTGGGGGTTAACAGCCGCCACCATCAAGCAGTGAAAGAAGTAGCCCCTGGATTCCAGGCGGTCGCCTGGGCTGAAGATGGGATCATAGAGGCTATTGAGAAAGAGGAAGCGGGCCTTTTCGCCCTGGGAATTCAATGGCATCCGGAAAACTTTTCCAGCCCTCCAATGGCCAGGATCTTTGAGGCTTTCATAAAATCGTGTGGAGGTTGA
- a CDS encoding threonine synthase gives MKHVLGLKCVLCGREYGVDEVLYVCPHHGDEGILDVVYDYREIARQIDPARLKASSNFTIWRYRPFLPVKPDSPIPPLTVGWTPLYHARRLGERLGMPNLYLKDEGRQPTASLKDRASAVGIVKAMELGKKVIAAASTGNAASSVAGLAASVGLKCVIFVPRTAPQGKIAQLLIYGATVLAVDGSYDQAYDLCLEASKEYGWYIRNTAYNPYLSEGKKTAALEICEQFGWEAPDWILVGVGDGCIIGGLGKGLRDLASVGWIDKLPRLLGVQAEGSAALYNAWKAGTEEVKPVKASTIADSISVSMPRDKIKALRAVRYTGGAFITVSDEEILEAMRVLGREAGIFAEPAGAAPFAGLLKGLREGLIAPEEKVVVLITGNGLKDVGAAMKAGGSPLVVEPDIEAVRKAVSSLKIS, from the coding sequence ATGAAGCACGTGCTGGGTCTTAAGTGTGTCCTGTGCGGGCGAGAATATGGGGTGGATGAAGTGCTTTACGTGTGCCCTCACCATGGGGATGAAGGCATCCTGGATGTGGTTTACGATTACCGAGAAATAGCGCGCCAGATAGACCCTGCAAGGTTAAAGGCAAGTTCCAATTTCACCATATGGCGATACAGGCCCTTTCTTCCGGTAAAGCCCGATAGTCCAATCCCGCCCCTTACTGTAGGATGGACTCCGCTTTACCACGCCAGAAGGCTTGGAGAAAGACTGGGGATGCCTAACCTTTACCTTAAAGATGAAGGTCGCCAGCCGACGGCTTCTTTAAAGGACCGGGCAAGTGCAGTGGGGATTGTCAAAGCGATGGAGCTGGGGAAAAAGGTCATTGCGGCCGCCAGCACCGGGAATGCGGCCTCTTCCGTGGCGGGCCTTGCGGCCAGCGTGGGCTTAAAGTGTGTAATCTTTGTCCCCAGGACCGCCCCCCAGGGTAAGATAGCTCAGCTTTTAATATACGGTGCCACCGTCTTAGCAGTAGATGGCTCTTATGACCAGGCCTATGACCTGTGCCTTGAGGCCTCCAAAGAGTATGGGTGGTATATACGGAACACGGCCTATAACCCTTATCTCTCTGAAGGGAAGAAAACAGCTGCCCTTGAAATATGCGAGCAGTTTGGGTGGGAGGCACCCGACTGGATTCTCGTGGGGGTTGGGGATGGATGTATAATCGGAGGCTTGGGCAAAGGGCTCAGGGACCTTGCATCGGTGGGGTGGATTGATAAACTCCCCAGGCTCCTTGGTGTTCAGGCGGAGGGGTCAGCTGCGCTGTATAATGCCTGGAAAGCGGGGACAGAGGAGGTAAAGCCAGTAAAGGCCAGCACCATAGCTGATTCCATCTCTGTAAGCATGCCGCGGGATAAGATAAAAGCCCTGCGAGCTGTCCGTTATACCGGTGGGGCTTTCATTACAGTAAGCGATGAGGAAATTTTGGAGGCCATGAGAGTTCTTGGACGTGAGGCGGGGATATTCGCCGAGCCTGCCGGGGCCGCCCCTTTCGCTGGTCTTCTCAAAGGTTTGAGGGAAGGTTTGATAGCCCCCGAGGAAAAAGTAGTGGTCCTTATTACGGGCAATGGGCTTAAGGATGTGGGAGCGGCAATGAAAGCCGGTGGCAGTCCTCTGGTAGTAGAGCCTGACATTGAAGCTGTAAGAAAGGCCGTTTCTTCACTGAAAATATCCTAA